A segment of the Rhizobium bangladeshense genome:
TCTAAAACGTAAGCTGCACCTTACAGGCGGCCGTGCGATCGCCGGCGAGTGTGAAGGCCGCATTCGCCTGTTCAAGCGGCAGGCTGTGGCTGATGATCGGCCGGACATCGATCTTGCGGCTCGCGATCAGCTTGGTGGCCGTGGCGAACTCCTCGTGGAACCGCTGCGTGCCGTGGATATGCAGCTCCTTGCCGACAATGGCGTTGAGCGGCACCGGGATCTCGCCCGTGACGCCGACCTGCACGAGCGTGCCGCGCGGCCGGATGGCGGCGATTGCGCTCCGGATCGCGGGTGCGGCGGCGGAGCATTCGAAGACGAGATCGAAATAGCCCTTGCCCGTCTCGAATTCGGCAAGCGCAGCCGCATCCCGGGAGACGTTGATCGTGCGGCTGGCGCCCATCGCTTTCGCCCGCTCCAGCGCCGCCTCGGCCAGATCGGTCACCACGATCTCGGCCGCGCCGTAATGACGGGCGGCGGCAACCATCAGGCAGCCGATCGGGCCGGCGCCGGTGACGAGGACGCGTTTGCCCGGTATCTCGCCGGCGCGCGATGCGGCATGCAGGCAGACGGCGAGCGGCTCGCTGCAGGCGGCTTCGGCGGCTGTCGTCTCGGCTCCCATTTCGAAACATTGGCCGGCCGGCACCACCAGCCAGTCGCGGAACATGCCCTGCTCATGCGGCAGGCGCATCGCGCTGCCCATGAAGCGCATGTCGAGGCAGTGGATCGGCAGCCCCTTGCCGCAATATTCGCAATGGCCGCAGGGCTGGCTCGGATTGACCGCGACCAGCGTGCCCGCTTTGAGTTCGACCCCCTCGCCCGCCCGGCTCACCCTCCCCGAGGCCTCGTGGCCCGGTATGATAGGCTCGCGCACCCTGACCGGCCCGAAGCCGCCATCCTGGTAATAATGCAGGTCGGAGCCGCAGATGCCTGCGGCCGCCATTTTCAGAAGCACCTCACCCGGCCCGGGGGCGGGAACGGTATCGGTTTCGACCCTGAGATCGCCCTTCTGGTAAAGCCGTGCCAGACGCGTCTGCATCCTATCTCTCCTATCTCAACAGTCCAAGCTGCTGCGGCAGCCAGAGCGATACGGCGGGAATGAAGGTGATCAGCATCAGCGCCAGGAAGAGCGGCACCAGCCAGGGCAGAATCGCCATCGTCGTGCGTTCGACCGAGAGTTTGGCGACCCGTGACAGAACGAAGAGCACCATGCCGAGCGGTGGGTGAAGCAGGCCGATCATCAGGTTCAGCGTCATGATCAGGCCGAACTGAACCGGATCGATTCCGAACTTGGCGACAATCGGCAGAAGGATCGGCACGAGGATGGTGATCGCCGCGATCGTATCCAAGAAGCAGCCGACGAAGAGCATCAGAAGGTTCACCAGGATCAGGAACACCCATTTATTGTCCGTGATCGACAGGATCGCATCCGAAAGCAGCTGCGCGGCCTGGCTCACTGTCAGCAGCCATGCAAAGACAGATGCGGCGGTAACGATGAACAGAACGGATGCCGTTGTCTCGATCGTGTCGAAGCTTGCCTTGGCGAGCGTCGAGAGCGTCATCGTACGGTAGCGCACGAGGCCGAGGAACAGCGACCAGAGGACGGCCGCGACGGCGGCTTCCGTCGGCGTGAACCAGCCCATGGTCATGCCGCCGATCAGGATGACCGGGGTCATCAGCGCCATGACGGCGGAGAAGCTGAAGTACCAGTCGAGCGCCAGAAGCACGAGAAGGGCGATGCCTGCCGCTGCGTTCATCGAAACACCCGCCCGCATCATCAGATAGATCGCCACAGGTACCAGGAGGACGATGACGATCTCCATGCCGGCAGACAAGAGCTGGCGTATATTGAAGGGGGCGTCAGAACCCCAGCGCCTGCGATAGGCAAAGGCGGCGACGGTGATCATCATCAGGAGCGTCATCACGATGCCGGGCAGGATACCGGCCATGAAAAGCGCGCCGATCGAGACATTCGCCATCATGCCGTAGATGACGAAAGGCAGAGACGGCGGAAAGATGGGTCCTAGCGTGGCGGAGGCCGCCGTGACACCGACCGCCGCCTCGACCGGATAACCATGGTCCTTCATCGCCTTGATTTCGATCGTGCCGATGCCGGCGGCATCCGCAAGGGCAGTGCCCGACATTCCGGAGAAGATCACGGAGCCGATGATGTTGACCTGCGCCAGCCCGCCCTTCATCCAGCCGACCAGCGCGACGGCGAAGGAATAGATGCGGCCGGTGACGCCGGCGGAATTCATAAGGTTGCCGGCGAGGATGAAGAAGGGCACGGCCAGCAGCGGAAAACTTTCGACGCCGGCGATCATGCGCTGGGCGACGATGATATCGGGCGCCACGCCGTAAAGGACGATATAGAGCACGGAGGCGACGGCCATCGAGATGGCGACGGGCACGCCGACCAGCATCAGAACCAGGAACGAGCCAAGAAGCAGCAGCATCGGATCACCCCTCTACGGCCTGGAATTCTTCGGGCCGCTCCAGCACGGAGTAGCCGCGGCGCATATTGGCGATGAAGACGATGACCGCGCGGATCAGCATCAGCACGAAGGCAACAAGCACGGAGTAGAAGACGATGTTGCGCGGCAGGTCGATGGTGACCATCTGTTCGTCCGCGACGATGTCGACGTAACGCCACATCAAATAGCAGCCATAGGCGAAGAAGCCGATGCGGACGATATCGACGAAGGTTGCCAGCACGCGCGCCAGCCCTGCCGGCATGTAGTGATAGAACACGTCCACCTGGATATGCCGCGACATGCGCACGCACATGGCGGAACCGAGGAACACGACGCCGATCAGGCAGTTGATCGCGATTTCCTCGGTCCAGGCATAGCTGTCGTTCAGCACGTAACGCGTGAAAAACTGCAGGAAGACGCAGCCAGTCATCAGCCAGAAGACGACCAGTGTGATCCAGTCCTCGATGGCATAGTCAGCGATGTTCGCCGTCGGCGCGTGCCCTTCGAATTCGTGACCGATTTCCTCGGCCGTGATTGGCGTATGAATTTCTTGCGACATGATCGGCCTTGTTCCGGTTGGGAATGAAGGGCGCGGCGTGTGGACGGCGCGACTTCAGTTTTTTGACAAGCGTTGTGCCGCTGCTGCCCTGTTCGTGCCGAAGGCCGCCCTCACCCTAACCCTCTCCCCGCCTGGGGAGAGGGGACTTGCCCTGCGAGGGGTAAGAGGGGGGCGGAAGGTTTTCAGCTTGTCCCTTCTCCCCGCCGGCGGGGAAAAGGTGGCGGCAGCCGGATGAGGGTTGGCAGCGCTCTGAGGCTCCTACTGAATCGCCCGGATCGCTTCCCAATCGCTCTTTTCGTAGCCGAAGTCCTCGAACTTCACCTTTTCCATCACGTTCTTCTCGAAATCGCTCTTATCAACCTCGGCGACGTTGAGACCCTTATCCTTGAAGGTCGCAACGAGGCTGTTTTCCTTGCCGGCGATCGTCTTGGTCGTGCGCTCGGCAGCCTCCTGCATGACCTCGCCGAAGATCTTCTTGTCCTCGTCGGAAAGGCTCGCCCACCGCGTCTTGGAGACCACGGTGTTCAGGTGATCGACTATGTGGCCGGTGAGGATGATGTTCTTCTGGACTTCGTAGAACTTCTTCGCCTCGATCGTCGTCAGCGGATTTTCCTGCGCCTCGACCGTGCCGTTCTGCAAGGCGAGATAGACCTCGGCGAAGGCGATCGGCGTCGTGTTGGCGCCGCAGGCGCGCGGCATGGCAAGATAAGCCGGAACGTCGGGCACGCGGATCTTCAGGCCCTGCATGTCGGCGCATTTGGCGATCGGCTTGTTCGAGGTCGTATGGCGCGTGCCGTAATAGCTGACGGCAGTGATGTGGTTGCCGGTCTTGTCTTCATAGCCCTTGGCGAGACGCTTGAAGACATCGCTCTTGGTATAGGCGATCAGGTGATCGGGATTGCGGAAGATGTAGGGGAAATAGGTCACGCCGATCGGCTTGTAGTCGCGCGCCGCAAAGCTCGATCCTGAGATGATGATGTCGACCGTACCGAGCTTGAGGCCCTGGTTGATGTCGGCTTCCTTGCCGAGCTGCGAGGCCGGATAGACCTCGATCTTGTAACGCCCGTTCGTGCGCTTGTTGATCTCTCCGGCCGCCCAGACGGAGTCCGTGTGGAACGGTTCGGAAGTCTCATAGACATGCGCCCACTTCAATACGGTCTCGGCATGCGCGATCGCCGTCGACGCCAGGATCGCGGCCGCGGTGCAAAGTATTGTTGCCAGTCTGCTCTTCATCGCTCTCTCCTCCCGAACTCGGGTTTAAGTCTTGGTGCTTCCTTTGGCGGATGCCTTGTCGCGGCCCCGCTCCTCCTCTCCCGAGAACTCCTCCCCGAAGCTCTCGGAAAATCTTTTCTGCGACATGGTGAGATGGGTGCGCATCGCAGCCTTCGCGCCTGCGCCATCGCCGGCGGCGATCGCATCGCGGATCGCCCGGTGCTCGTCGACGGCGATACGCCATGTCGTCGGCCCCTCGAAGTGGCTGGCCAGCTTGGCGAAGTATGGCGTCATGCGCATGTCGAAAATCTCGCCCGTCACGCGGATCAATGTGGCATTGCCGATAATGGCGGCAATGCCGGTGTGAAAGGCCCGGTCGGCCGCCAGCACCGTTGCCGCATCGTTGACGCCGCCGCTCATGCGCTGCAGCGCTTCGTCGAGAACCGCGATATCTTCCGGTCCGGCTCGAGTTGCCGCTTCCTCGGCTATGGCGCATTCGATGATGGCGCGCGCCTGCAGCAGTTCGAAAGGCCCCTCCACCGGC
Coding sequences within it:
- a CDS encoding L-idonate 5-dehydrogenase, which codes for MQTRLARLYQKGDLRVETDTVPAPGPGEVLLKMAAAGICGSDLHYYQDGGFGPVRVREPIIPGHEASGRVSRAGEGVELKAGTLVAVNPSQPCGHCEYCGKGLPIHCLDMRFMGSAMRLPHEQGMFRDWLVVPAGQCFEMGAETTAAEAACSEPLAVCLHAASRAGEIPGKRVLVTGAGPIGCLMVAAARHYGAAEIVVTDLAEAALERAKAMGASRTINVSRDAAALAEFETGKGYFDLVFECSAAAPAIRSAIAAIRPRGTLVQVGVTGEIPVPLNAIVGKELHIHGTQRFHEEFATATKLIASRKIDVRPIISHSLPLEQANAAFTLAGDRTAACKVQLTF
- a CDS encoding TRAP transporter large permease is translated as MLLLLGSFLVLMLVGVPVAISMAVASVLYIVLYGVAPDIIVAQRMIAGVESFPLLAVPFFILAGNLMNSAGVTGRIYSFAVALVGWMKGGLAQVNIIGSVIFSGMSGTALADAAGIGTIEIKAMKDHGYPVEAAVGVTAASATLGPIFPPSLPFVIYGMMANVSIGALFMAGILPGIVMTLLMMITVAAFAYRRRWGSDAPFNIRQLLSAGMEIVIVLLVPVAIYLMMRAGVSMNAAAGIALLVLLALDWYFSFSAVMALMTPVILIGGMTMGWFTPTEAAVAAVLWSLFLGLVRYRTMTLSTLAKASFDTIETTASVLFIVTAASVFAWLLTVSQAAQLLSDAILSITDNKWVFLILVNLLMLFVGCFLDTIAAITILVPILLPIVAKFGIDPVQFGLIMTLNLMIGLLHPPLGMVLFVLSRVAKLSVERTTMAILPWLVPLFLALMLITFIPAVSLWLPQQLGLLR
- a CDS encoding TRAP transporter small permease; this encodes MSQEIHTPITAEEIGHEFEGHAPTANIADYAIEDWITLVVFWLMTGCVFLQFFTRYVLNDSYAWTEEIAINCLIGVVFLGSAMCVRMSRHIQVDVFYHYMPAGLARVLATFVDIVRIGFFAYGCYLMWRYVDIVADEQMVTIDLPRNIVFYSVLVAFVLMLIRAVIVFIANMRRGYSVLERPEEFQAVEG
- a CDS encoding sialic acid TRAP transporter substrate-binding protein SiaP, yielding MKSRLATILCTAAAILASTAIAHAETVLKWAHVYETSEPFHTDSVWAAGEINKRTNGRYKIEVYPASQLGKEADINQGLKLGTVDIIISGSSFAARDYKPIGVTYFPYIFRNPDHLIAYTKSDVFKRLAKGYEDKTGNHITAVSYYGTRHTTSNKPIAKCADMQGLKIRVPDVPAYLAMPRACGANTTPIAFAEVYLALQNGTVEAQENPLTTIEAKKFYEVQKNIILTGHIVDHLNTVVSKTRWASLSDEDKKIFGEVMQEAAERTTKTIAGKENSLVATFKDKGLNVAEVDKSDFEKNVMEKVKFEDFGYEKSDWEAIRAIQ
- a CDS encoding FadR/GntR family transcriptional regulator, whose translation is MFSPVESRRLYRQVADQIRSMIASGELALGQKLPAERELAEQLSVSRPTVREALIVLEVEGLINIRMGSGIYVAHRHAISMAASENEPVEGPFELLQARAIIECAIAEEAATRAGPEDIAVLDEALQRMSGGVNDAATVLAADRAFHTGIAAIIGNATLIRVTGEIFDMRMTPYFAKLASHFEGPTTWRIAVDEHRAIRDAIAAGDGAGAKAAMRTHLTMSQKRFSESFGEEFSGEEERGRDKASAKGSTKT